The nucleotide sequence CCGACACGGTGTGGACCTGCGACTTCAGCTACGACTACGTGAAGATCAACGCCGACTACCGTTCCTGATCCGATGGCCGAGAAGTTCGACCACCTCATCGCCCGCGCCGAGCAGCTGCTGGCCCGCATCGAGGCCGTGCTGCCGCAGCCGCTGTCGGCGCCCGACTGGTCGGCCTCGGTGGCCTGGCGCTTGCGCAAGCGCTCCACCGGCCACGGCTCGCTGGAGCCGGTGCGGCACGTGGCGGCGATCCGCCTGGCCGAGCTGAAGGAGATCGATCCGCAGAAGGAGAAGATCCAGCGCAACACCGAGCAGTTCGTGCGCGGCCAGACGGCCAACAACGTGCTGCTCACCGGCGCGCGCGGCACCGGCAAGAGCTCGCTGATCAAGGCCTGCCTCAACGAGTACGCGCCCCGGGGCCTGCGGCTGATCGAGGTGGACAAGGCCGACCTCACCGACCTGCCCGACATCGTGGAGGTGGTGGCGCCGCGGCCCGAGAAGTTCATCGTCTTCTGCGACGACCTGAGCTTCGAGGAGGGCGAAGCGGGCTACAAGGCGCTCAAGTCCATCCTGGACGGCTCGGTGGCCGCGGCCACGCCCAACCTGCTGATCTACGCCACCAGCAACCGGCGCCACCTGCTGCCCGAGTACATGAAGGAGAACCTCAGCTACACCCACACCGAGGACGGCGAGGTCCATCCCGGCGAGGTGGTGGAGGAGAAGATCTCCCTGTCCGAGCGCTTCGGCCTGTGGGTGAGCTTCTACCCGTTCAGCCAGGACGAGTACCTGGCCATCGTGGCGCAGTGGCTGTCCTCGCTGGGCATCCCCGCCGCGCAAGTCGAGGCCGCCCGCGCCGAAGCCCTGGTCTGGGCGCTGGAACGCGGCTCGCGCAGCGGCCGCGTGGCCTACCAGTTCGCGCGCGACTGGGCCGGCAGGCGCGGCGGCGACCTGTGAGCGTTCTGGTCGCCGACGGCGAGCGGCCGCGCGAAGGCGGGCCCGATCGCCGGGAAGTCCTGGTGGCCGTGGGCGTGCTGGTGCGGCCGGACGGCCGCTTCCTGCTGACCTCGCGGCCGGCCGGCAAGGTGTACGCCGGCTACTGGGAGTTCCCGGGCGGCAAGCTGGAGCCGGGCGAGACGGTGGAAGCCGCCCTGCGCCGCGAACTGCACGAGGAGCTGGGCATCACCATAGCCACGGCCCATCCCTGGAAGGTCGAGCGTGTCGACTAC is from Ramlibacter tataouinensis TTB310 and encodes:
- a CDS encoding ATP-binding protein, which produces MAEKFDHLIARAEQLLARIEAVLPQPLSAPDWSASVAWRLRKRSTGHGSLEPVRHVAAIRLAELKEIDPQKEKIQRNTEQFVRGQTANNVLLTGARGTGKSSLIKACLNEYAPRGLRLIEVDKADLTDLPDIVEVVAPRPEKFIVFCDDLSFEEGEAGYKALKSILDGSVAAATPNLLIYATSNRRHLLPEYMKENLSYTHTEDGEVHPGEVVEEKISLSERFGLWVSFYPFSQDEYLAIVAQWLSSLGIPAAQVEAARAEALVWALERGSRSGRVAYQFARDWAGRRGGDL
- a CDS encoding NUDIX domain-containing protein, producing the protein MSVLVADGERPREGGPDRREVLVAVGVLVRPDGRFLLTSRPAGKVYAGYWEFPGGKLEPGETVEAALRRELHEELGITIATAHPWKVERVDYPHALVRLNFCKVFDWTGQLQMREGQACAWEGLPVQVRPVLPGTVPVLDWFAAERGHRGATHFAA